Proteins encoded together in one Pseudomonas sp. ADAK13 window:
- the ptsP gene encoding phosphoenolpyruvate--protein phosphotransferase, whose protein sequence is MSNNNKDLTLSAPLSGPVLTLGNVPDEVFASGAMGDGIAIDPLNDCLHAPCDGVIIHVARTGHALTIRADNGAELLMHLGIDTVELNGEGFALLVKPGARVSKGQALVQFDLDLIARQCKSLVSLIILTNSELFELRPITLKTVKVGEPLLHVVARLAGAAKVIDESVTEASATIRITHRGGLHARPAALVRKTAQAFSSQSQLHFAGKTASCDSLIGLMGLGIGEQDEVQVTCRGKDCEAALQALVAALSVAVGEEHHAPVVIAPRRANTEAGVLQGVCAAPGLVCGPLFRLNGIELPADLGNNVPDEQLQHLDTALEHVRGEIRHTLDQARQRKDVEEEEIFAAHLALLEDPTLLEAATAAIEHGSAATHAWRDAIQAQCAVLLALGKPLFAERANDLRDLQQRVLRALLGEAWHFELPAGAIVSAQELTPSDLLQLSQQHAAGICMAEGGATSHVAILARGKGLPCVVALGTELLDVPQGQRVVLDAANGRLELTPDDARHAQVHQLRDAQKLRRQQQQANAQGTASTQDGVRIEVAANVASSAEAQLAFENGADGVGLLRTEFLFVDRRTAPDEQEQRQAYQAVLDAMGDKSVIIRTIDVGGDKQLDYLPLPFETNPVLGLRGIRMAQVRPELLDQQLRALLQVSPLERCRILLPMVSEVDELLQIRQRLDELCAELELTQRPELGVMIEVPAAALMAEQLAEHADFLSIGTNDLSQYTLAMDRDHAGLAARVDALHPALLRLIAQTCTGAAKHGRWVGVCGALASDPLATPVLIGLGISELSVSPPQIGEIKDRVRHLDAAQCRQLSQSLLNLSSANAVRQACQHHWPLS, encoded by the coding sequence ATGTCCAACAACAATAAAGACCTTACCCTCAGCGCCCCCCTCAGCGGGCCGGTGCTGACCCTGGGCAACGTTCCCGACGAAGTGTTCGCCAGTGGCGCCATGGGCGACGGCATTGCCATCGACCCGCTCAACGATTGCCTGCATGCGCCGTGCGATGGGGTGATCATCCATGTCGCCCGCACCGGGCATGCGCTGACCATTCGCGCGGATAACGGCGCTGAGTTGCTGATGCACCTGGGCATCGACACGGTGGAACTGAATGGCGAAGGTTTTGCGCTACTGGTCAAGCCAGGCGCGCGGGTCAGCAAGGGCCAGGCGCTGGTGCAGTTTGACCTGGACCTGATCGCGCGCCAGTGCAAAAGCCTGGTCAGCCTGATCATCCTGACCAACAGCGAGTTGTTTGAGCTGCGGCCGATCACCTTGAAGACAGTGAAGGTGGGCGAGCCGCTGCTGCACGTGGTTGCGCGGTTGGCCGGGGCGGCGAAGGTAATTGATGAGTCGGTCACCGAAGCCAGCGCGACGATTCGCATCACCCACCGTGGCGGCCTGCATGCGCGCCCTGCTGCCTTGGTGCGCAAGACGGCGCAGGCATTCAGCAGCCAGTCGCAGCTGCACTTCGCCGGCAAGACGGCCTCGTGCGACAGTTTGATCGGCTTGATGGGATTGGGGATTGGCGAGCAGGACGAGGTGCAGGTCACCTGCCGGGGCAAGGATTGTGAAGCGGCGCTGCAAGCACTGGTCGCCGCGCTGTCGGTGGCAGTTGGCGAAGAACATCACGCGCCAGTGGTCATTGCCCCGCGCCGTGCAAATACCGAAGCCGGTGTACTGCAGGGCGTCTGCGCCGCGCCCGGCCTGGTCTGCGGCCCGCTGTTCCGCCTGAACGGAATCGAGCTGCCGGCAGACTTGGGCAACAACGTCCCGGATGAGCAACTGCAGCACCTGGACACCGCCCTGGAACACGTGCGCGGTGAAATCCGCCACACCCTGGACCAGGCCCGCCAGCGCAAGGATGTGGAGGAAGAAGAAATCTTCGCTGCCCACCTGGCGCTGCTGGAAGACCCGACGCTGCTGGAGGCCGCCACCGCCGCCATCGAACACGGCAGCGCTGCCACTCACGCCTGGCGCGACGCGATCCAGGCCCAGTGCGCGGTGCTGCTGGCCCTCGGCAAACCGCTGTTCGCCGAACGTGCCAACGACCTGCGGGACTTGCAACAACGCGTGCTGCGGGCGCTGTTGGGCGAGGCCTGGCATTTCGAATTACCGGCCGGGGCGATCGTCTCGGCCCAAGAATTGACCCCCTCGGATCTGCTGCAACTGAGCCAACAACACGCGGCGGGTATCTGCATGGCCGAAGGCGGCGCAACCTCTCACGTGGCGATTCTGGCGCGGGGTAAAGGCTTGCCGTGTGTGGTTGCGCTGGGCACTGAATTGCTTGATGTACCTCAAGGCCAACGTGTGGTGCTGGATGCCGCCAATGGCCGGCTGGAACTGACGCCGGATGACGCGCGCCATGCCCAGGTTCACCAGTTGCGCGACGCACAAAAACTGCGCCGCCAACAGCAACAGGCCAACGCCCAAGGCACCGCCAGCACCCAGGATGGCGTGCGGATTGAAGTGGCCGCGAACGTTGCCTCCAGCGCCGAAGCCCAACTGGCCTTTGAGAACGGCGCCGATGGCGTCGGCCTGCTGCGCACTGAATTCCTCTTCGTCGACCGCCGCACTGCGCCCGACGAGCAAGAGCAACGTCAGGCCTATCAAGCCGTGCTGGACGCCATGGGCGACAAGTCCGTAATCATCCGCACCATCGATGTGGGCGGCGACAAGCAGCTCGACTACCTGCCGCTGCCGTTCGAGACCAATCCGGTGCTTGGCCTGCGGGGCATTCGCATGGCCCAGGTGCGCCCGGAACTGCTGGACCAGCAACTGCGCGCCCTCCTCCAGGTAAGCCCGTTGGAGCGTTGCCGGATCCTGCTGCCGATGGTCAGCGAAGTCGACGAACTGCTACAGATCCGCCAGCGCCTCGATGAGCTGTGCGCCGAGCTGGAACTGACCCAACGCCCGGAGCTGGGCGTGATGATCGAAGTGCCCGCCGCCGCGCTGATGGCCGAACAACTGGCCGAGCACGCGGACTTCTTGTCCATCGGCACCAACGACCTTTCCCAGTACACCCTGGCCATGGACCGCGACCACGCCGGCCTCGCCGCCCGGGTCGACGCCCTGCACCCGGCGCTGCTGCGGCTGATCGCCCAGACCTGCACCGGCGCCGCCAAACATGGCCGCTGGGTCGGTGTGTGCGGTGCGCTGGCGTCCGACCCGCTGGCCACGCCGGTGCTGATCGGCCTGGGCATCAGCGAGCTGTCCGTGAGCCCGCCGCAAATCGGAGAAATCAAGGACCGTGTCCGCCACCTGGACGCAGCCCAATGCCGGCAACTGAGCCAAAGCCTGCTTAACCTGAGCAGCGCCAACGCCGTTCGCCAAGCCTGTCAACACCACTGGCCGCTGAGCTGA
- a CDS encoding SIS domain-containing protein: MTSKMLEEALASCEAVEAQLQRLDPLLVEVAGRLRRQPPQVAMTIARGSSDHAASYFAYLTMQHLGIPVASLPMSVVTMLQSPLKVSGQVAFGFSQSGQSPDLVNSLRLLRKRGALSISMVNAEDSPLEAACEFHVPLCAGPERSVAATKSFIATLSASAQLIGHWNQEDELLQACKALPDGLREAAKQDWSVAINALRDCQQLMVIGRGAGFAIAQEAALKLKETSAIQAEAFSSAEVRHGPMALIDDNYPLLVFAPRGAEQAGLLSLAADMRQRGARVLLAAPDDIAERDLTLSRAEHPALDPILAIQSFYVMAAGLAEARGMDPDQPRHLSKVTRTH; the protein is encoded by the coding sequence TTGACTTCAAAAATGCTTGAAGAGGCCCTGGCCTCCTGTGAGGCCGTCGAGGCTCAACTGCAACGCCTGGACCCGCTGCTGGTGGAAGTCGCCGGCCGTCTGCGACGCCAGCCGCCGCAAGTGGCGATGACCATCGCCCGCGGCAGCTCGGACCACGCCGCCAGCTACTTCGCCTACCTGACCATGCAGCACCTGGGGATTCCGGTGGCGTCGTTGCCGATGTCGGTGGTGACCATGCTGCAATCGCCGCTCAAGGTCAGCGGGCAAGTGGCGTTCGGCTTCTCCCAGTCGGGGCAAAGCCCGGACCTGGTCAACAGCCTGCGCCTGTTGCGCAAACGTGGCGCCTTGAGCATCTCGATGGTCAACGCCGAAGACTCACCGCTGGAAGCCGCCTGCGAATTCCACGTGCCGCTGTGCGCCGGGCCGGAACGCAGCGTTGCCGCCACCAAAAGCTTTATCGCCACCCTGAGTGCCAGCGCCCAATTGATCGGCCACTGGAACCAGGAAGACGAGTTGCTCCAGGCCTGCAAGGCATTGCCCGACGGTTTGCGTGAAGCCGCCAAACAAGACTGGAGCGTGGCCATCAACGCCCTGCGCGACTGCCAGCAACTGATGGTGATCGGCCGTGGTGCCGGCTTTGCCATCGCCCAGGAAGCCGCGCTCAAGCTCAAGGAAACCTCGGCGATCCAGGCCGAAGCCTTCAGCAGCGCCGAAGTGCGCCACGGCCCGATGGCCCTGATCGATGACAACTACCCGCTGCTGGTCTTTGCCCCGCGCGGTGCTGAACAAGCCGGCCTGCTGAGCCTGGCCGCCGACATGCGCCAGCGCGGTGCCCGCGTGCTGCTGGCCGCCCCCGACGACATCGCCGAACGCGACCTGACCCTGAGCCGCGCCGAACACCCGGCATTGGACCCGATCCTGGCGATCCAGAGCTTCTATGTGATGGCAGCCGGTTTGGCAGAGGCCCGAGGCATGGACCCGGACCAACCGCGTCACTTGAGCAAAGTGACCCGTACCCACTGA
- the nagA gene encoding N-acetylglucosamine-6-phosphate deacetylase yields the protein MSEDNILTPSGWIRGRLVHQHGKVTAIEGSPCDPADNDRPYLLPGFIDLHVHGGGGKDIMEGSDAFQTITRTHVRFGTTSLLATTMTAPVDEISRVLGEIGTYCESRPTGTARVLGVHLEGPYINPGKLGAQPNFAHTALMAEVEEYLRLAPIRVITIAPEIAGHDGLIRALSERGVRMQIGHTLGSYEEGVAALAAGATSFTHLYNAMSPLHHREPGIVGAALAHAQYAELIPDLLHVHPGAMRVALRSIPCLYCVTDSTAAAGMPDGEYKLGSHTVTKCLGGVRLADGTLAGSTLTMDQALRNLVKIGLPISEASQRLSQFPADYLGLEERGRLQPGSFADCVRLDRSLNLTDVMVEGETIDFKNA from the coding sequence ATGTCCGAAGACAACATCCTCACGCCCAGCGGCTGGATTCGCGGCCGCCTGGTGCACCAGCACGGCAAGGTGACTGCCATTGAAGGCAGCCCGTGCGACCCGGCTGACAACGACCGGCCCTACCTGCTGCCAGGCTTTATCGACCTGCACGTACACGGCGGTGGCGGCAAAGACATCATGGAAGGCAGCGACGCCTTTCAGACCATTACCCGCACCCACGTACGATTTGGTACCACCTCCCTGCTGGCCACCACCATGACCGCGCCGGTGGACGAAATTTCCCGCGTGCTCGGCGAAATCGGCACTTACTGCGAAAGCCGCCCCACCGGCACCGCCCGCGTGCTCGGCGTGCACTTGGAAGGCCCCTACATCAATCCGGGAAAACTCGGCGCACAACCGAACTTCGCCCACACCGCGTTGATGGCCGAAGTCGAAGAATACCTGCGCCTGGCGCCGATCCGGGTGATCACGATTGCCCCGGAAATCGCCGGCCACGACGGCCTGATCCGCGCCCTCAGCGAACGCGGCGTGCGCATGCAGATCGGTCACACCCTGGGCAGCTACGAAGAAGGCGTCGCCGCCCTCGCCGCCGGCGCCACCAGCTTCACCCACTTGTACAACGCCATGAGCCCGCTGCATCACCGCGAGCCCGGCATCGTCGGCGCGGCGCTGGCCCACGCCCAATACGCCGAACTGATTCCCGACCTGTTGCACGTGCACCCCGGCGCCATGCGCGTGGCCCTGCGTTCGATCCCGTGCCTGTACTGCGTCACCGACTCCACCGCCGCCGCCGGCATGCCCGACGGTGAATACAAGCTGGGCAGCCACACCGTGACCAAATGCCTGGGCGGCGTACGCCTGGCCGATGGAACGCTGGCCGGCAGCACCCTGACCATGGACCAGGCGCTGCGCAACCTGGTGAAGATAGGCCTGCCGATCAGCGAAGCCTCACAACGCCTGTCGCAATTTCCTGCGGACTACCTGGGCCTCGAAGAACGCGGTCGCCTGCAACCCGGCAGCTTTGCCGACTGCGTGCGCCTGGACCGCTCCCTGAACCTCACCGACGTAATGGTCGAAGGAGAAACCATTGACTTCAAAAATGCTTGA
- a CDS encoding GntR family transcriptional regulator, whose product MNPILTLRPDDKQSTPLYLQLARNLEAAIHAGQWKSEQALPSERALSEQLSISRVTARKALEVLFEQGLIRRSQGSGTFITPRLEQPLSRLSGFSEMLRLKGFVPTSQWLEREITPPTHEELIRLGLSPSDKVARLKRLRKADDTVMAIEMTAMPASVLPHPQAIGNSLYEYLESIGKPIVRALQHIQAINASDEFAALVGIAPGTAMLLMTRVGYTADNTPIEITDTYCRNDYYDFVAELRRHDYSAELRI is encoded by the coding sequence ATGAACCCCATCCTGACCCTGCGCCCCGACGACAAACAATCGACGCCGCTGTACCTGCAACTGGCCCGCAACCTGGAAGCCGCGATTCATGCCGGCCAATGGAAATCCGAGCAGGCATTGCCTTCGGAACGTGCCCTCAGCGAGCAACTGAGCATTTCCCGAGTCACAGCCCGCAAGGCGCTGGAAGTGCTGTTCGAACAAGGCCTGATCCGTCGCAGCCAAGGCTCCGGAACCTTTATCACGCCACGCCTGGAACAGCCGCTGTCGCGCCTCTCGGGCTTCAGCGAAATGCTCCGGCTCAAGGGGTTTGTGCCGACTTCCCAGTGGCTGGAGCGCGAGATCACCCCGCCGACCCATGAAGAATTGATCCGCCTGGGCCTGTCGCCCAGCGACAAGGTCGCGCGCCTCAAGCGTTTACGTAAGGCCGACGACACGGTGATGGCGATTGAAATGACCGCCATGCCCGCCTCTGTCCTCCCGCACCCGCAGGCCATCGGCAATTCGCTCTACGAATACCTGGAAAGCATCGGCAAGCCCATCGTGCGCGCCCTGCAACACATCCAGGCAATCAACGCCTCGGACGAGTTCGCGGCCCTGGTGGGCATCGCCCCCGGCACCGCCATGCTGCTGATGACCCGGGTGGGCTACACCGCCGACAACACGCCAATAGAAATCACCGACACCTACTGCCGCAACGACTACTACGACTTCGTCGCAGAACTGCGCCGCCACGACTATTCCGCTGAACTGCGAATTTAG
- a CDS encoding YncE family protein, with product MSNTDLRFIDPQDPKGHFHQVVRYNATPGKPLKDIKLKIHHPHAKDATINITLPKGFHYADGTFGQHGFKADSEGRFTLKGTQCDTAAAVGSHSLVAEYQGSKVWAQIVVQQQVIPIDGDYYAGTFSPDGKHFYAVAFQGDVSVIDTEKKEVIKEIEGFERPLGIAASQDGKHVYVCNGNISTVAVINTHSNTIEKTLSLSHPYPFLIAINPAGNIAYVTSDTGINVVDIEHNKVLKNLDTPGFVRAITFNANGYAYAVADSADLYEDGSVVLVINTSRHEIEKSIPLEGYSTSMAVSIDGKKVYAAIGAKNPWVGDFTSWVAVITTVTNTVEKRIEHGHLSMEEIAISPNAERLYLYDLLGSFILDLRINSGDIHYIGANDIGRGTLEISPDGGWLYTQSERDRDVLTIKLPN from the coding sequence ATGTCCAATACCGACCTGCGCTTTATAGACCCCCAAGATCCGAAGGGGCACTTTCATCAAGTTGTTCGCTATAACGCCACTCCCGGAAAACCGCTGAAAGATATCAAGTTAAAAATACATCACCCTCACGCAAAAGACGCCACAATCAACATCACCTTACCCAAAGGTTTTCACTATGCAGACGGCACGTTCGGCCAACATGGCTTTAAAGCCGATAGTGAAGGCAGGTTCACGTTAAAGGGCACACAATGCGACACCGCTGCTGCTGTGGGCTCGCACTCACTGGTTGCCGAGTATCAGGGAAGTAAAGTCTGGGCTCAGATCGTTGTTCAACAGCAAGTCATCCCTATCGACGGCGATTATTACGCAGGTACATTCAGTCCTGACGGGAAGCACTTCTACGCAGTCGCTTTCCAGGGAGATGTATCTGTAATCGACACTGAGAAAAAAGAGGTCATTAAAGAAATTGAAGGCTTCGAGCGCCCTCTTGGCATAGCTGCCAGCCAGGATGGTAAACACGTGTATGTGTGCAATGGCAACATTTCTACGGTAGCCGTGATCAATACCCACTCAAATACTATTGAGAAGACGCTCTCCCTCTCACACCCCTATCCTTTCCTGATCGCTATCAATCCTGCGGGAAACATTGCCTATGTCACGTCCGACACGGGTATCAACGTCGTTGATATCGAGCATAACAAAGTACTCAAGAACCTGGACACACCCGGTTTCGTGCGTGCTATTACCTTTAACGCAAATGGTTACGCCTATGCTGTCGCCGACTCCGCTGATCTTTACGAGGACGGTAGTGTAGTTTTGGTGATTAACACCTCACGCCATGAAATCGAAAAGAGCATTCCGTTAGAAGGCTACTCCACCAGCATGGCCGTCAGTATTGACGGAAAAAAAGTGTACGCGGCTATCGGAGCAAAAAATCCTTGGGTAGGTGACTTCACGTCCTGGGTTGCAGTGATCACCACGGTAACTAACACCGTTGAAAAGAGAATAGAGCATGGGCATCTTTCAATGGAGGAGATCGCTATCAGCCCCAACGCCGAGCGTTTGTACCTCTATGACCTTTTGGGCAGCTTTATTCTGGACCTGCGTATAAACAGCGGCGACATTCACTACATTGGCGCGAACGATATCGGCCGAGGCACTCTCGAAATAAGTCCGGACGGTGGCTGGCTGTATACCCAATCAGAACGTGATAGGGACGTGCTTACCATCAAACTCCCCAACTGA
- a CDS encoding L,D-transpeptidase family protein — protein sequence MRWLLALICLSFATLSPASTQLILGGKPVEKILVLKSAHQLQLINDGKPLKTYRISLGKNPKGTKLMEGDRRTPEGFYWIDWRKTSDRFNLAMHISYPNISDSARARREGVKPGSMIMIHGTPDAEDYPEELFHTLDWTDGCIGMRNVDMREVWNLVKDGTMIEIRP from the coding sequence ATGCGTTGGTTGCTTGCTCTGATCTGCCTGTCGTTTGCCACGCTGTCGCCAGCCTCCACCCAACTGATCCTGGGCGGCAAACCCGTCGAGAAAATCCTGGTGCTCAAGTCCGCCCATCAGTTGCAACTGATCAACGACGGCAAGCCCCTCAAGACCTATCGAATTTCCCTGGGCAAAAACCCCAAGGGCACCAAGCTGATGGAAGGCGACCGTCGAACCCCGGAAGGCTTCTACTGGATCGACTGGCGCAAGACCAGCGACCGTTTCAACCTGGCCATGCACATTTCCTACCCCAACATCAGCGACTCCGCCCGCGCCCGCCGCGAAGGGGTAAAACCCGGCAGCATGATCATGATCCACGGCACCCCCGACGCCGAGGACTACCCCGAAGAGCTGTTCCACACCCTGGACTGGACCGACGGCTGCATCGGCATGCGCAATGTCGACATGCGCGAGGTCTGGAACCTGGTGAAAGACGGCACGATGATCGAGATTCGTCCTTGA
- a CDS encoding NUDIX hydrolase, with protein sequence MNFCSQCGKPVTQRIPEGDARLRYVCDHCQTIHYQNPNIVAGTVPVWGDQVLLCRRAIEPRLGFWTLPAGFMENGETVEQAAMRETLEEACARVRNLSIYTLIDVPHISQVHIFYRAELIDLDFAAGPESLEVRLFDEADIPWSELAFRTVGRTLECFFADRRQQSYPVRSESVPPLTQLAK encoded by the coding sequence ATGAACTTCTGCAGCCAGTGCGGTAAACCGGTCACCCAGCGCATTCCCGAAGGCGACGCACGCCTGCGTTATGTCTGCGATCACTGTCAGACCATTCACTATCAGAACCCCAATATCGTCGCGGGCACCGTGCCGGTATGGGGCGATCAAGTGTTGCTGTGCCGCCGCGCCATCGAGCCGCGCCTGGGCTTCTGGACCCTGCCCGCCGGCTTCATGGAGAACGGCGAGACCGTCGAGCAGGCCGCCATGCGCGAAACCCTGGAAGAAGCCTGCGCCCGGGTGCGCAACCTGAGCATCTATACCCTGATCGACGTGCCGCACATCAGTCAGGTGCACATCTTCTACCGCGCCGAGCTGATCGACCTGGACTTTGCCGCAGGCCCCGAAAGCCTCGAAGTGCGCTTATTCGATGAAGCCGACATCCCTTGGTCAGAGCTGGCTTTCCGCACGGTCGGGCGTACCTTAGAATGCTTTTTTGCTGACCGCCGGCAACAGTCGTATCCGGTGCGCAGCGAGTCGGTGCCGCCACTGACCCAATTGGCCAAATAA
- a CDS encoding CoA pyrophosphatase has protein sequence MLDELLRRVSNHTPHTLETDGRFPEAAVLVPITRSDEPELILTLRASGLSTHGGEVAFPGGRRDPDDPDLIFTALREAEEEIGLPPGLVEVIGPLSPLISLHGIRVTPYVGVIPDYVEYLANDAEIAAVFSVPLEFFRQDPREHTHRIDYQGRSWYVPSYRFGEYKIWGLTAIMIVELINLLYDDADISLHRPPKSFINT, from the coding sequence ATGCTGGACGAGCTACTTCGCCGGGTAAGCAATCATACGCCCCACACGCTGGAGACCGACGGTCGTTTCCCGGAAGCGGCGGTACTGGTGCCGATCACCCGCAGCGACGAACCCGAGCTGATCCTGACCTTGCGCGCCAGCGGGTTATCCACCCATGGCGGCGAAGTGGCGTTCCCTGGCGGGCGCCGCGACCCCGACGATCCCGACCTGATATTCACCGCGCTACGTGAAGCCGAAGAAGAAATCGGCCTGCCGCCAGGGCTGGTGGAAGTCATCGGCCCGTTGAGCCCACTGATTTCCCTGCACGGTATCCGTGTCACGCCTTATGTAGGCGTTATCCCTGATTACGTTGAATACCTGGCGAATGACGCCGAGATCGCGGCTGTTTTCAGCGTGCCCCTGGAGTTTTTTCGCCAGGACCCGCGCGAACATACCCACCGTATCGATTACCAGGGCCGCAGTTGGTACGTGCCCAGTTATCGGTTTGGCGAATACAAGATCTGGGGCCTGACGGCGATCATGATTGTCGAGCTGATCAATCTGCTCTATGACGATGCCGACATCAGCCTGCACCGACCGCCGAAAAGCTTCATCAATACCTAA
- a CDS encoding gamma carbonic anhydrase family protein: MKYRLGDARVETHPDSWVAPNATLVGKVKLEEGANVWFNAVLRGDNELILIGKNSNVQDGSVMHTDMGYPLTLGTGVTIGHNAMLHGCTVDDYSLIGINAVILNGAKIGKHCIIGANSLIGEGKEIPDGSLVMGSPGKVVRELTDVQKKMLEASAAHYVHNARRYARDLVEQEE; encoded by the coding sequence ATGAAATACCGCCTGGGCGACGCCCGAGTCGAAACCCATCCCGACAGCTGGGTGGCCCCCAATGCCACGCTGGTGGGCAAGGTCAAGCTGGAGGAGGGCGCCAACGTCTGGTTCAACGCGGTGTTGCGCGGCGACAACGAGCTGATCCTGATCGGCAAGAACAGCAACGTGCAGGACGGCAGCGTGATGCACACCGACATGGGCTACCCGCTGACACTGGGCACCGGCGTGACCATTGGCCATAACGCCATGCTGCATGGCTGCACCGTCGACGATTACAGCCTGATCGGCATCAATGCGGTCATCCTCAACGGGGCGAAGATCGGCAAGCACTGCATCATCGGCGCCAATTCGCTGATTGGCGAAGGCAAGGAAATTCCCGACGGTTCGCTGGTGATGGGCTCGCCGGGCAAGGTGGTGCGGGAACTGACTGACGTGCAGAAGAAGATGCTTGAGGCCAGCGCTGCGCACTATGTGCATAACGCCCGGCGTTATGCGCGTGACCTAGTTGAGCAGGAAGAATGA
- a CDS encoding DUF1289 domain-containing protein, with protein sequence MNPVERPVASPCVSICALDDDDICTGCQRTVDEITRWSRMDNAERRVVLGLCHERAKASGLMWMIPGKSNA encoded by the coding sequence ATGAACCCGGTGGAACGCCCCGTCGCCTCGCCCTGCGTGAGCATTTGTGCGCTGGATGACGACGATATTTGCACCGGTTGCCAGCGCACGGTGGATGAAATCACCCGCTGGAGCCGCATGGACAACGCCGAGCGTCGGGTGGTGCTGGGGTTGTGTCATGAGCGGGCGAAGGCGAGTGGGCTGATGTGGATGATTCCGGGGAAGTCTAACGCTTGA
- the purT gene encoding formate-dependent phosphoribosylglycinamide formyltransferase — translation MTRIGTPLSPTATRVMLCGCGELGKEVVIELQRLGVEVIAVDRYANAPAMQVAHRSHVINMLDGAALRAVIEAEKPHFIVPEIEAIATATLVELEAEGFTVIPTARATLLTMNREGIRRLAAEELDLPTSPYHFADTFEDYSKAVTDLGFPCVVKPVMSSSGKGQSLLRSADDVQKAWDYAQEGGRAGKGRVIIEGFIDFDYEITLLTVRHIGGTTFCAPVGHRQEKGDYQESWQPQAMSPIALAESERVAKAVTEALGGRGLFGVELFIKGDQVWFSEVSPRPHDTGLVTLISQDLSQFALHARAILGLPIPLIRQFGPSASAVILVEGQSTQTAFANLGAALSEPDTALRLFGKPEVNGQRRMGVALARDESIEAARAKATRASKAVVVEL, via the coding sequence ATGACCCGAATCGGAACTCCATTGTCGCCAACCGCGACCCGCGTAATGCTGTGTGGCTGCGGTGAGCTGGGCAAGGAAGTGGTAATCGAACTGCAACGCCTGGGCGTTGAAGTGATTGCCGTGGATCGCTACGCCAACGCGCCGGCCATGCAGGTTGCGCACCGTAGCCACGTGATCAATATGCTCGATGGCGCCGCCCTGCGTGCCGTGATCGAAGCCGAAAAGCCGCACTTCATCGTGCCGGAAATCGAAGCGATCGCCACCGCGACCCTGGTTGAGCTGGAAGCCGAAGGCTTCACCGTGATCCCGACCGCCCGCGCGACGCTGCTGACCATGAACCGCGAAGGCATCCGTCGCCTGGCCGCCGAAGAGCTGGACCTGCCGACCTCGCCGTACCACTTCGCCGACACCTTCGAGGACTACAGCAAGGCCGTCACCGACCTGGGCTTCCCATGCGTTGTCAAGCCGGTGATGAGTTCGTCGGGCAAGGGTCAGAGCCTGCTGCGCAGCGCTGATGACGTGCAGAAAGCCTGGGACTACGCCCAGGAAGGCGGCCGTGCCGGCAAGGGCCGCGTGATCATCGAAGGCTTTATCGACTTCGACTACGAAATCACCCTGTTGACCGTGCGCCACATCGGCGGCACCACCTTCTGTGCGCCTGTCGGCCACCGTCAGGAGAAGGGCGACTACCAGGAATCCTGGCAGCCACAGGCCATGAGCCCGATTGCCCTGGCCGAATCCGAGCGTGTTGCCAAAGCGGTGACCGAGGCCTTGGGTGGTCGTGGTCTGTTTGGCGTCGAGCTGTTCATCAAAGGCGATCAAGTGTGGTTCAGCGAAGTCTCGCCACGCCCGCATGACACCGGCCTGGTGACCCTGATTTCCCAGGACTTGTCGCAGTTTGCCCTGCATGCGCGGGCGATTCTTGGCCTGCCGATCCCGTTGATCCGTCAGTTCGGGCCGTCGGCCTCGGCGGTGATCCTGGTGGAAGGGCAGTCGACCCAGACCGCGTTTGCCAACCTGGGTGCAGCCTTGAGCGAGCCGGATACGGCGTTGCGTCTGTTTGGCAAGCCGGAAGTGAACGGCCAGCGCCGCATGGGCGTGGCACTGGCACGGGATGAGTCGATTGAGGCTGCCCGGGCTAAAGCCACTCGTGCTTCGAAGGCAGTTGTTGTAGAGCTGTAA